A section of the Acidobacteriota bacterium genome encodes:
- a CDS encoding PLP-dependent aminotransferase family protein, translated as MIDYDTFLSRASLGMRESAIRKMGTVLAQARDIISFAPGYPDPAVFAWEEFRAINAELLSGRDGSVLQYGPTRGHKPLLEALIEILATRSITTSIETLLVTTGSQQGLDLVARVLLDPGDVALVELPAYTGAITAFRNMQAELVGVKQQDDGIDLEDLAAVLHRLRSAGRRVRFLYVVPNFQNPTGLLMAPAKRRQLLEWAARENMLIVEDDPYREIFFNQSAGDGVIRPIKADDTDGRVIYLSSFSKTLAPGFRVAWITAPPAIAARLEIAKQAADLCTGGLDQRIVFETWKRGILQRQIPVLRAHYRQKHDVMAEALRSELAGAVTWPDPQGGFFLWLTLPNQMDADLLLHRCVQHGVIYVAGAAFYVDGAGAETVRLSFSAPTHDRIREGVKRLATAIREEMAERRETAAGRVFP; from the coding sequence ATGATTGACTACGACACGTTCCTGTCGCGTGCCTCCCTGGGCATGAGGGAGTCCGCGATCCGCAAGATGGGCACCGTGCTGGCGCAGGCGCGCGACATCATCTCGTTCGCGCCGGGCTATCCGGATCCGGCCGTCTTCGCGTGGGAGGAATTCCGCGCCATCAACGCCGAGTTGCTCAGCGGCAGGGACGGCAGCGTGCTGCAGTACGGGCCGACGCGCGGGCACAAGCCGCTGCTGGAGGCCCTCATCGAGATCCTCGCGACGCGGAGCATCACGACCAGCATCGAGACGCTGCTCGTCACGACCGGTTCGCAGCAGGGCCTGGACCTGGTCGCGCGCGTGCTGCTCGACCCGGGCGACGTGGCCCTCGTGGAACTGCCGGCCTACACGGGAGCGATCACCGCGTTCCGCAACATGCAGGCAGAGCTCGTGGGGGTCAAGCAGCAGGATGACGGCATCGACCTCGAGGATCTCGCCGCCGTCCTGCACCGGCTCCGCTCGGCAGGCCGGCGCGTGCGATTCCTGTACGTCGTGCCGAACTTCCAGAACCCGACCGGGCTGCTCATGGCCCCGGCCAAGCGGCGTCAGCTGCTCGAATGGGCCGCCCGCGAAAACATGCTCATCGTGGAGGACGATCCGTACCGGGAGATCTTCTTCAACCAGAGCGCCGGAGACGGCGTCATTCGTCCAATCAAGGCGGACGACACCGACGGCCGCGTGATTTACCTGAGCAGCTTCTCAAAAACGCTCGCGCCCGGATTCCGCGTGGCGTGGATCACCGCGCCCCCTGCGATCGCGGCCCGGCTGGAGATCGCGAAGCAGGCGGCGGACCTCTGCACGGGCGGGCTGGATCAGCGCATCGTGTTCGAAACGTGGAAGCGCGGCATCCTCCAGCGGCAGATTCCGGTGTTGCGCGCGCACTATCGCCAGAAGCACGACGTCATGGCGGAGGCCCTGCGCAGCGAGCTGGCCGGCGCCGTCACGTGGCCGGATCCCCAGGGTGGATTCTTCCTCTGGCTGACGCTCCCGAACCAGATGGACGCCGACCTGCTGCTGCACCGATGCGTGCAGCACGGCGTGATCTACGTGGCGGGCGCGGCGTTCTACGTCGACGGCGCGGGGGCGGAGACCGTCCGGCTGTCGTTCTCCGCGCCGACACACGACCGGATCAGGGAAGGCGTGAAGCGCCTGGCAACGGCGATCCGGGAGGAAATGGCGGAGCGTCGGGAGACAGCGGCCGGCCGGGTATTTCCGTGA
- the recJ gene encoding single-stranded-DNA-specific exonuclease RecJ, translating into MAAAKPLIWEQHPHDAARSARLAAALGVHPVIARLLCARGLADPDAAAHFLQPTLADLHDPMLLAGLPAAVARLEEAVARKEPIAIHGDYDVDGITATVIVRRALELLGGRVTHFIPERMKHGYGLQADAIERLAAEGVRVVLSVDCGIRGADAARRARELGVDLIITDHHEPEDALPDALAVVNPKRHDCAYPYKDLAGVGVALKLVQALCERAGRGRWLPAFVKIAALGTLADVVPLTGENRVIARVGLDGLTRGPHTVGIRALLEAAGLTGKRLDSFHVGFVLAPRINAAGRMSTAEIATRLLLATDESLAAEARDLAAQLESENQRRQQEEASIVAEARKAIESDPAIGAHNVLVVAGEGWHRGVIGIVASKLVETFSKPAIVLSVEGEVAHGSCRSIPAFNMLGALEQVHDVFVRFGGHRQAAGLTMEAGRVAEFRSRINAIADQRLEPGDLVPRLRIDAPLSLKAIGKELLDGLQAMEPFGLCNARPVFSAAPVELADAPRIMKERHLSMTVRQDGRVFRAVAWRAAERAALLQEHRQNLALAFSLDRNEYQGETYVQLTVCDIRPMEALQWREPCGLARANP; encoded by the coding sequence GTGGCCGCCGCCAAGCCGCTGATCTGGGAGCAGCACCCGCACGACGCGGCACGCAGCGCGCGGCTCGCCGCCGCGCTGGGAGTGCATCCCGTCATCGCGCGCCTGCTGTGCGCTCGCGGGCTCGCTGACCCGGACGCCGCCGCGCACTTCCTCCAGCCCACGCTCGCCGACCTGCACGATCCGATGCTGCTCGCGGGACTCCCGGCGGCGGTCGCCCGGCTCGAAGAGGCGGTCGCGCGGAAGGAGCCGATCGCGATTCACGGCGACTACGACGTCGACGGCATCACCGCCACCGTGATCGTGCGTCGCGCGCTGGAGCTGCTGGGCGGCCGCGTCACCCATTTCATCCCCGAGCGAATGAAGCACGGCTACGGGCTGCAGGCGGACGCCATCGAGCGGCTTGCCGCCGAGGGGGTTCGCGTCGTCCTGTCGGTGGATTGCGGCATCCGCGGCGCGGACGCCGCGCGGCGCGCGCGCGAGCTGGGCGTGGACCTGATCATCACCGATCATCACGAGCCGGAGGATGCGCTGCCGGATGCCCTCGCGGTCGTCAATCCCAAGCGCCACGACTGCGCGTATCCGTACAAGGACCTGGCGGGCGTCGGCGTGGCGCTCAAGCTGGTGCAGGCGCTCTGCGAGCGGGCGGGACGCGGACGCTGGCTTCCCGCGTTCGTGAAGATCGCGGCGCTCGGCACGCTCGCCGACGTCGTGCCGCTCACCGGCGAGAACCGCGTCATCGCGCGCGTCGGCCTGGACGGCCTCACGCGCGGGCCGCACACGGTAGGCATTCGCGCGCTCCTCGAGGCGGCCGGCCTGACCGGCAAGCGGCTGGACAGCTTTCACGTCGGCTTCGTGCTCGCGCCGCGCATCAACGCCGCGGGACGCATGAGCACGGCCGAGATCGCCACGCGCCTGCTCCTGGCCACCGACGAGAGTCTCGCCGCCGAGGCCCGGGACCTGGCCGCGCAGCTGGAGTCGGAAAACCAGCGGCGGCAGCAGGAAGAAGCGTCCATCGTCGCCGAGGCGCGCAAGGCGATCGAGAGCGATCCGGCGATCGGCGCGCACAACGTGCTGGTCGTCGCCGGCGAGGGGTGGCATCGCGGCGTCATCGGGATCGTCGCGTCGAAGCTGGTGGAGACGTTCAGCAAACCGGCCATCGTGCTCTCGGTGGAGGGCGAGGTGGCGCACGGGTCGTGCCGGAGCATTCCCGCATTCAACATGCTCGGCGCGCTGGAGCAGGTGCACGACGTGTTCGTCCGGTTCGGCGGGCACCGCCAGGCCGCAGGGCTCACGATGGAAGCCGGGCGCGTCGCGGAGTTCCGATCGCGCATCAACGCCATCGCCGACCAGCGGCTCGAGCCCGGCGATCTGGTGCCGCGGCTGCGCATCGACGCGCCGCTGTCGCTCAAGGCCATCGGGAAGGAATTGCTGGACGGCCTGCAGGCGATGGAGCCGTTCGGGCTGTGCAACGCGCGGCCGGTGTTCTCGGCCGCGCCGGTGGAGCTGGCCGACGCGCCGCGGATCATGAAGGAACGGCATCTCAGCATGACGGTCCGGCAGGACGGACGGGTCTTTCGTGCCGTCGCGTGGCGTGCGGCCGAGCGAGCCGCGCTGCTCCAGGAGCACCGTCAGAACCTCGCGCTGGCCTTCTCGCTCGATCGCAACGAGTACCAGGGCGAGACGTACGTCCAGCTGACCGTCTGCGACATCCGGCCGATGGAAGCGCTCCAGTGGCGCGAGCCCTGCGGGCTCGCGCGGGCGAACCCGTAG
- the guaA gene encoding glutamine-hydrolyzing GMP synthase, whose translation MSHQTIVVLDFGSQYTQLIARRLRELSVYSEILPYDTPLDVIRARKPAGIILSGGPKSVSEPGAPKCDARVLDAGVPVLGICYGMQLMTSTLGGGVASAPHREFGHATIQVNAADAALFAAVPDELKVWASHGDYVTTAPSGFTVIATSANAPVAAMQDASRGLYALLFHPEVAHTESGTEILRNFVYHVCGCRGDWTMTSFVDEAIGRIRAEVGQGSVICALSGGVDSTVAAIILHRAIGDRLTCVFVDNGVLRLDEAKQVLQRFERLRLPVVFVDAGREFLGRLAGVADPEKKRKIIGATFIDVFERKARELGRFDYLAQGTLYPDVIESVSVVGPSHVIKSHHNVGGLPERMQFTLVEPLRQLFKDEVRLLGKELGLDDEFVWRQPFPGPGLAVRVLGDLTEERLDLVRRADAIIADEVRRAGWYRRLWQSFAVLLPVQSVGVMGDARTYEFTVAVRAVESRDGMTADWARLPHDLLATISSRIVNEVKGINRVVFDISSKPPATIEWE comes from the coding sequence GTGTCCCATCAAACGATCGTCGTTCTCGATTTCGGCTCGCAGTACACCCAGCTCATCGCCCGGCGCCTGCGCGAGCTGTCCGTGTATTCGGAAATCCTTCCGTACGACACGCCGCTCGACGTCATCCGTGCGAGGAAACCCGCCGGGATCATCCTGTCCGGCGGCCCCAAGAGCGTATCGGAGCCCGGCGCGCCGAAATGCGACGCGAGGGTCCTCGACGCTGGCGTGCCGGTGCTCGGAATCTGCTACGGGATGCAGCTGATGACGTCGACCCTCGGCGGCGGCGTGGCCTCGGCGCCGCACAGGGAGTTCGGTCACGCCACGATCCAGGTGAACGCGGCGGACGCCGCGCTGTTTGCCGCCGTGCCCGACGAGCTGAAGGTGTGGGCGAGCCACGGCGACTACGTGACGACCGCGCCGTCGGGCTTCACCGTGATTGCGACCAGCGCCAACGCGCCCGTCGCCGCGATGCAGGACGCCTCGCGGGGCCTCTACGCGCTGTTGTTTCACCCCGAGGTCGCCCACACCGAGAGCGGGACGGAGATCCTCCGCAACTTCGTGTACCACGTGTGCGGATGCCGCGGCGACTGGACGATGACGTCCTTCGTGGACGAGGCGATCGGGCGGATCCGCGCCGAGGTGGGGCAGGGGAGCGTCATCTGCGCGTTGAGCGGCGGCGTGGACTCGACCGTCGCCGCGATCATCCTCCATCGCGCCATCGGTGACCGCCTGACGTGCGTGTTCGTGGACAACGGCGTTCTGCGGCTGGACGAGGCGAAGCAGGTGCTGCAGCGCTTCGAGCGTCTCCGGCTGCCGGTGGTCTTCGTCGATGCCGGGAGGGAATTTCTGGGCAGGCTTGCCGGCGTCGCCGATCCCGAGAAGAAGCGCAAGATCATCGGCGCCACCTTCATCGACGTGTTCGAGCGCAAGGCGCGCGAGCTCGGGCGCTTCGACTACCTGGCGCAGGGAACGCTGTACCCGGATGTCATCGAGAGCGTGTCGGTCGTCGGCCCGTCGCACGTCATCAAGAGCCACCACAACGTCGGCGGCCTTCCCGAGCGAATGCAGTTCACGCTCGTCGAGCCGTTGCGCCAGCTGTTCAAGGATGAAGTTCGCCTGCTTGGCAAGGAACTCGGGCTCGACGACGAGTTCGTCTGGCGCCAGCCGTTTCCCGGGCCCGGCCTGGCGGTGCGCGTGCTCGGCGACCTCACCGAGGAGCGGCTCGATCTGGTGCGCCGCGCGGACGCCATCATCGCCGACGAGGTGCGGCGCGCGGGCTGGTACCGCCGCCTGTGGCAGTCGTTCGCCGTGCTGCTGCCGGTCCAGAGCGTCGGCGTAATGGGCGACGCGCGGACCTACGAGTTCACCGTGGCGGTTCGCGCGGTCGAGAGCCGCGACGGCATGACGGCCGACTGGGCGCGGCTGCCGCACGACCTGCTCGCCACGATCTCCTCGCGCATCGTCAACGAGGTCAAGGGAATCAACCGCGTCGTGTTCGACATCAGCTCGAAGCCGCCGGCGACCATCGAATGGGAATAG
- a CDS encoding PQQ-binding-like beta-propeller repeat protein: protein MLTALPLAAQGGSDFLSLGIGWSARLASPLLAAPAADSLRVYLPLRAGRVLALSLADGQELWSALLPLTRGVSVDAGRVFTATADEVLALDATTGRVIWRVFARDVVAIPSARAGWVVAAAGPDVLALRASDGRVVWRRTLPAAPRAPFSIDGDRAYAPLVDGSIVALDIRDGTIAWRVTLPAACGPITAVADRLFAGCVDNFLYSLDARDGDRRWRWRTNADVMSPAVQDGSRVYFASLDNIVRALDLGSGVQRWRHPMETRPLRGPVLDQDLLVVSASNELRAVRPRDGTLAGRFTAPAELAAPAVFAPADSGARAVIVTGATTGDWRVYGLMRLPEPAPVPLTEIPGRPLSPDAPPFPPGSPLPGASRLP from the coding sequence TTGCTGACCGCATTGCCGCTTGCCGCCCAGGGTGGCAGCGACTTCCTCTCGCTTGGCATTGGATGGTCGGCGCGACTCGCCAGCCCGTTGCTCGCCGCGCCTGCCGCCGACTCGCTCCGCGTCTATCTCCCGCTGCGCGCCGGCCGCGTTCTCGCGCTCTCCCTCGCTGACGGGCAGGAACTGTGGTCCGCCCTGCTGCCGCTCACCCGCGGCGTCTCGGTGGACGCCGGGCGCGTGTTTACCGCGACCGCCGACGAAGTGCTCGCGCTGGACGCGACCACCGGCCGGGTGATCTGGCGAGTGTTCGCGCGAGACGTCGTGGCGATCCCCTCGGCGCGCGCCGGCTGGGTCGTGGCCGCCGCCGGTCCCGACGTCCTGGCGTTGCGCGCGTCGGATGGGCGCGTCGTGTGGCGCCGCACCTTGCCCGCCGCGCCCCGCGCCCCGTTCAGCATCGACGGCGATCGCGCGTACGCGCCGCTCGTCGACGGCTCGATCGTCGCGCTGGACATCCGCGACGGCACGATCGCCTGGCGCGTCACGCTTCCGGCCGCCTGCGGCCCCATCACCGCGGTCGCAGACCGCCTGTTTGCCGGGTGCGTGGACAATTTCTTGTATTCGCTCGACGCGCGCGATGGTGACCGACGCTGGAGATGGCGCACGAACGCCGACGTGATGTCGCCGGCCGTGCAGGACGGCTCGCGCGTCTACTTCGCCTCGCTCGACAACATCGTCCGGGCGCTCGACCTGGGTTCGGGCGTGCAGCGATGGCGGCACCCGATGGAGACGCGGCCGCTGCGCGGCCCCGTGCTGGATCAGGATCTGCTCGTGGTGTCGGCGAGCAACGAACTGCGCGCCGTGCGCCCGCGTGACGGCACGCTGGCGGGGCGCTTCACGGCCCCGGCGGAGCTGGCCGCGCCCGCGGTTTTCGCGCCGGCCGATTCGGGCGCGCGCGCCGTCATCGTCACCGGCGCGACGACCGGCGACTGGCGGGTCTACGGCCTGATGCGACTGCCCGAGCCGGCGCCGGTGCCGCTCACGGAAATACCCGGCCGGCCGCTGTCTCCCGACGCTCCGCCATTTCCTCCCGGATCGCCGTTGCCAGGCGCTTCACGCCTTCCCTGA
- the dnaE gene encoding DNA polymerase III subunit alpha has product MSEFVHLHLHTEYSLLDGACRIEELLDRAADLKMPALAVTEHGNMFSSVVFHDAARKRGVKPILGCEVYVAPESRLTKSGTPGETASHLVLLAETLEGYHNLIKLVSAGYTEGFYYKPRIDKDLLARHARGLIGLSSCLKGEVATGIRTEKMDRAIRAAATYRDILGPGNFFLEMQFQGIEEQRVVNNGLLPIAADLDMPLVVTNDVHYLKRTDHTPHDILLCIGTGKVVNDTERLRYHGDQFFLKTPAEMWQVFGDYPEALRNTVRIAERCDVTLPSGENFLPNFDVPAPFTLDDYFEHMTRQGFAERLPRLRARAQRGVLRHTIDEYEARLTYEIEMIKKMKYPGYFLIVWDFIRYARERGIPVGPGRGSAAGSLVAYCLRITDVDPLEYDLIFERFLNPERVSLPDIDIDFCERRRGEVIEYVTRKYGRENVAQIITFGTMKARAVVRDVGRALDMPFADVDKIAKLIPPALDMTLDKALEETAALKELSQKDERVGSLLEAAKRLEGMTRHASVHAAGVVIAPRPIVEFAPLYKSQKDEITTQWAMKEVERVGLLKMDFLGLSTLTLLFDAVAEIKRTTGQELALEDIPLDDEKTYQLFCEGLTNGVFQFESSGMKDTLRKAKPQCLEDLIALNALYRPGPLRGGVVDDYIARKHGRVEIKYELPKLEPILKDTYGVIAYQEQVMRIASDVAGFTMGEADMLRKAMGKKNAAVMQAQRQRFVDGAQARGVNTKKATKLFDLMEYFAGYGFNKSHSTTYAYLAYQTAYLKANYPRHFMAALLTIEAQNTDKLAMYLAECRELGVPMLQPDVNASELAFTVTPEGVRYGLMAVRNVGEGAIESILGVRRELGRIESIFTLCEHVDLRLVNKRVLESLVKAGALDSLVEPGAGPGLARPATRARLFGAVDRALEHGNRRQRDRDKGQSDLFGAGAAGEGPAEQIPLPDVASWNDIQQLAGEKESLGFYMSGHPIERHAEDLREFGAKPIAEMTASEADVWVGGIVSGLRPLKTRKGDRMCVFMLEDIAGSLETVVFPETFSRFGHLAEADAMLVVRGKFEKDDESARLVATEILPIAALKERVAREVAIRVSMPPHGRDTLEALAEVLARHRGDRRVSIELEMKNGGGRALRVRADVGQMRVRPSERLVADVERLCGSGSITLR; this is encoded by the coding sequence ATGTCTGAATTCGTCCACCTTCACCTCCACACCGAGTACTCGCTGCTCGACGGCGCGTGCCGGATCGAGGAACTGCTCGACCGCGCGGCGGACCTGAAGATGCCGGCGCTCGCCGTCACCGAGCACGGGAACATGTTCTCGTCGGTCGTGTTTCACGATGCCGCACGGAAGCGCGGGGTGAAACCCATCCTCGGCTGCGAGGTCTACGTCGCGCCGGAGAGCCGCCTGACGAAGAGCGGCACCCCCGGGGAGACCGCCAGCCACCTGGTGCTGCTCGCGGAAACGCTGGAGGGGTATCACAACCTCATCAAGCTGGTCTCCGCCGGCTACACCGAGGGCTTCTACTACAAACCGCGGATTGACAAGGATCTGCTCGCGCGGCACGCCCGGGGCCTCATCGGGCTTTCGAGCTGCCTGAAGGGGGAGGTCGCCACCGGAATCCGGACGGAGAAGATGGACCGCGCGATCCGTGCCGCGGCCACGTATCGCGACATTCTCGGCCCGGGGAACTTCTTCCTCGAGATGCAGTTCCAGGGGATCGAGGAGCAGCGGGTCGTCAACAACGGGCTGTTGCCGATCGCGGCGGACCTCGACATGCCGCTGGTGGTGACCAACGACGTTCACTACCTGAAGCGGACGGACCACACGCCCCACGACATCCTGCTCTGCATCGGCACGGGCAAAGTCGTCAATGACACGGAGCGGCTGCGGTACCACGGCGACCAGTTCTTCCTGAAGACGCCCGCGGAGATGTGGCAGGTCTTCGGAGACTATCCAGAGGCGTTGAGAAACACCGTGCGCATCGCCGAGCGGTGCGACGTGACGCTGCCGAGCGGCGAGAACTTCCTCCCGAACTTCGACGTGCCGGCTCCTTTCACGCTGGATGATTATTTCGAGCACATGACGCGCCAGGGGTTCGCCGAGCGCCTGCCGCGGCTGCGCGCGCGCGCGCAGCGCGGCGTCCTGCGACACACGATCGACGAGTACGAAGCGCGCCTCACGTACGAGATCGAGATGATCAAGAAGATGAAGTACCCCGGGTACTTCCTGATCGTCTGGGATTTCATCCGCTACGCGCGCGAGCGCGGCATCCCCGTGGGGCCCGGGCGGGGCTCGGCCGCGGGAAGCCTCGTCGCGTACTGCCTGCGCATCACCGACGTCGACCCCCTCGAGTACGACCTCATCTTCGAGCGCTTCCTGAACCCCGAGCGCGTGTCGCTGCCCGACATCGACATCGACTTCTGCGAGCGGCGCCGCGGCGAGGTGATCGAGTACGTCACGCGGAAGTACGGCCGCGAGAACGTGGCGCAGATCATCACGTTCGGGACGATGAAGGCGAGGGCGGTGGTGCGCGACGTGGGCCGCGCCCTCGACATGCCGTTCGCGGACGTGGACAAGATCGCGAAGCTCATTCCGCCGGCGCTCGACATGACGCTGGACAAGGCGCTCGAGGAAACCGCGGCGCTCAAGGAGCTGTCGCAGAAGGACGAGCGCGTCGGGAGCCTGCTCGAGGCGGCGAAGCGCCTCGAGGGGATGACGCGCCACGCGTCGGTCCACGCGGCGGGAGTGGTGATTGCGCCCAGGCCGATCGTCGAGTTCGCGCCGCTCTACAAGAGCCAGAAGGATGAAATCACCACCCAGTGGGCCATGAAGGAGGTCGAGCGCGTCGGCCTCCTCAAGATGGACTTCCTGGGGCTGAGCACGCTCACGCTGCTCTTCGACGCGGTGGCGGAAATCAAGCGCACCACCGGCCAGGAGCTGGCGCTCGAGGATATTCCGCTCGACGACGAGAAGACGTACCAGCTGTTCTGTGAAGGGCTCACGAACGGCGTGTTCCAGTTCGAGAGCTCGGGGATGAAAGACACGCTGCGGAAGGCGAAGCCGCAGTGCCTGGAGGACCTCATCGCGCTGAACGCGCTCTACCGGCCTGGCCCGCTCCGCGGCGGGGTCGTGGACGACTACATCGCGCGCAAGCACGGTCGCGTCGAAATCAAGTACGAGCTGCCGAAGCTCGAGCCGATCCTCAAGGACACCTACGGCGTCATCGCGTACCAGGAACAGGTCATGCGGATCGCCAGCGACGTGGCGGGCTTCACCATGGGCGAAGCCGACATGCTGCGCAAGGCGATGGGCAAGAAGAACGCCGCGGTCATGCAGGCGCAGCGCCAGCGTTTCGTCGACGGGGCGCAGGCGCGTGGCGTCAACACGAAGAAGGCCACGAAGCTCTTCGACCTGATGGAGTACTTCGCCGGGTACGGCTTCAACAAGTCGCACTCGACGACCTACGCGTACCTGGCATACCAGACCGCGTATCTGAAGGCGAACTATCCCCGGCACTTCATGGCAGCGCTGCTCACCATCGAGGCGCAGAACACGGACAAGCTCGCGATGTACCTCGCGGAGTGCCGCGAGCTGGGCGTGCCGATGCTGCAGCCCGACGTGAACGCGAGCGAGCTGGCGTTCACGGTCACGCCCGAAGGGGTCCGCTACGGGCTGATGGCGGTGAGGAACGTCGGGGAAGGGGCGATCGAATCGATCCTCGGCGTCCGGCGCGAGCTGGGGCGCATCGAGTCGATCTTCACGCTGTGCGAGCATGTGGACCTGCGGCTGGTCAACAAGCGCGTGCTCGAGAGCCTCGTCAAGGCAGGCGCGCTGGATTCGCTCGTCGAGCCGGGCGCGGGGCCGGGTTTGGCAAGACCAGCAACTCGCGCGCGGCTGTTCGGCGCCGTCGACCGCGCGCTCGAGCACGGCAACCGCCGCCAGAGGGACCGCGACAAGGGGCAGTCGGATCTGTTCGGCGCCGGCGCGGCGGGCGAGGGGCCCGCCGAGCAGATTCCGCTGCCGGACGTCGCGTCGTGGAACGACATCCAGCAGCTGGCGGGTGAAAAGGAATCGCTCGGCTTCTACATGAGCGGCCACCCCATCGAGCGCCACGCCGAAGACCTCCGCGAGTTCGGCGCGAAGCCGATCGCCGAGATGACGGCGTCGGAAGCCGACGTCTGGGTCGGCGGCATCGTGTCCGGCTTGCGTCCGCTGAAGACCCGAAAGGGAGACCGGATGTGCGTCTTCATGCTCGAAGACATCGCGGGGTCGCTCGAGACGGTCGTCTTTCCGGAAACGTTCTCCCGGTTCGGCCACCTGGCGGAGGCCGACGCGATGCTGGTCGTTCGCGGCAAGTTCGAAAAGGACGATGAATCGGCGCGGCTGGTGGCGACCGAAATCCTGCCGATTGCCGCGCTCAAGGAGCGCGTGGCCCGCGAGGTGGCCATTCGCGTGTCGATGCCCCCGCACGGCCGCGACACGCTCGAAGCGCTCGCCGAGGTGCTCGCGAGGCACCGCGGGGACCGGCGGGTCAGCATCGAGCTGGAGATGAAGAACGGCGGCGGCCGGGCGCTGCGCGTCCGCGCCGACGTGGGTCAGATGCGGGTGCGGCCGTCCGAGCGCCTGGTGGCCGATGTCGAGCGGCTCTGCGGCAGTGGTAGCATCACCTTGCGCTGA
- a CDS encoding acetyl-CoA carboxylase carboxyltransferase subunit alpha, whose product MPTDLFLEFEEPVAVLHKEIEALTMLPRTPERDRSIESLRARAQSIRGEIYANLTPWQRVLVARHPNRPNTLDYVELLFTDWLELHGDRRFADDHAMVAGLARYKGQPVCVIGHQKGSADTKQKIYRNFGYSRPEGYRKALRVMKFAEKFKRPIIVFVDTPAAYPGIESEERGVAEAIAFNLREMAVLQTPIVIIVSGEGGSGGALGIAIGDRVLMQEFAVYSVIPPEGCAAILWRDANRKIEAAEALKITAPDLLQLDIIDEIVPEPVGGAHLDAGAAAALLDSSLERTLRELRETPVEVCVEQRYQKFRRMGRLGQAFADESAGEPAGAE is encoded by the coding sequence ATGCCTACAGACCTGTTCCTCGAGTTCGAAGAGCCCGTGGCGGTGCTCCACAAGGAGATCGAGGCGCTCACCATGCTGCCGCGGACGCCGGAGCGCGACCGCTCGATCGAGAGCCTGCGCGCGCGCGCCCAGTCCATCCGCGGCGAAATTTACGCGAACCTGACGCCGTGGCAGCGCGTGCTCGTGGCGCGCCATCCGAACCGCCCGAACACGCTGGATTACGTCGAGCTGCTGTTCACCGACTGGCTCGAGCTGCACGGCGACCGCCGGTTCGCCGACGACCACGCGATGGTGGCCGGCCTCGCCCGCTACAAGGGGCAGCCGGTCTGCGTGATCGGCCACCAGAAGGGGAGCGCCGACACGAAACAGAAGATCTACCGGAACTTCGGCTACTCGCGCCCGGAGGGCTATCGCAAGGCGCTCCGCGTCATGAAGTTCGCCGAAAAATTCAAGCGTCCCATCATCGTTTTCGTGGATACGCCCGCCGCGTATCCGGGCATCGAGTCCGAGGAGCGCGGCGTGGCGGAAGCCATCGCTTTCAACCTGCGCGAGATGGCGGTGCTGCAGACGCCGATCGTCATCATCGTCTCGGGTGAGGGGGGCAGCGGGGGCGCGCTCGGCATCGCGATCGGAGACCGCGTCCTGATGCAGGAGTTTGCCGTCTACAGCGTCATCCCGCCGGAGGGATGCGCGGCGATCTTGTGGCGCGACGCGAACCGGAAGATCGAGGCCGCCGAGGCGCTCAAGATCACGGCGCCCGACCTGTTGCAGCTCGACATCATCGACGAGATCGTCCCCGAGCCGGTGGGCGGCGCCCATCTCGATGCCGGGGCGGCGGCGGCGCTGCTCGACAGCTCGCTCGAGCGCACTCTGCGCGAGCTTCGCGAGACCCCGGTTGAGGTCTGCGTGGAGCAGCGGTACCAGAAATTCCGCCGCATGGGACGCCTCGGCCAGGCGTTCGCGGACGAGTCGGCCGGCGAGCCGGCCGGCGCGGAGTAG